Proteins encoded within one genomic window of Geotalea daltonii FRC-32:
- a CDS encoding glycosyltransferase family 2 protein, which translates to MAQGPFFSIVIPTYNRAEKLRRALDSIAQQTFKNSELIVCDDGSFDDTAEVVESFSQKININYLWNENSGGPARPRNNGLRHARGEWVCFLDADDWWYPEKLQQVSTLVQDADVIYHHTNIYAPHGKKLRLMNVRQLKPPVFVDLMTKGSALITSSVCVRKSILDQAGGFSEEAALTAIEDFDLWLRIARITDRFVRINKCLGAYWVDDENISTYSDRAITREKELHARYQGYLRPAERLESERLLSYKIGLAKKHMGLYRESASYFRESLKSGCTKRKLYSLLQLALLYARK; encoded by the coding sequence ATGGCTCAGGGTCCATTCTTCTCCATAGTTATACCGACCTATAATCGTGCAGAGAAGCTGCGGCGTGCCTTGGACTCGATTGCACAACAGACCTTCAAAAACAGCGAGTTAATCGTTTGCGATGATGGTTCATTTGACGACACTGCGGAAGTCGTTGAGAGTTTTTCGCAGAAAATTAATATCAACTATCTCTGGAACGAAAATTCGGGGGGGCCGGCCAGGCCCAGAAACAACGGGCTGAGGCATGCCCGTGGTGAATGGGTATGTTTCCTGGATGCGGACGATTGGTGGTATCCGGAAAAACTGCAACAGGTCTCCACATTAGTACAGGATGCCGACGTCATTTACCACCATACGAACATCTACGCTCCCCATGGTAAGAAGCTGCGCCTGATGAACGTGAGGCAACTGAAGCCACCTGTTTTTGTGGATCTGATGACCAAGGGCAGTGCTTTGATAACCTCCAGCGTCTGTGTGAGAAAGAGCATCCTCGACCAGGCAGGCGGATTTTCAGAAGAGGCGGCCCTTACCGCCATAGAAGACTTTGACCTCTGGTTGAGGATCGCCCGGATCACCGACAGATTTGTGCGGATCAACAAATGCCTAGGTGCATACTGGGTCGATGATGAGAATATTTCCACTTACTCTGATAGAGCTATCACGAGAGAGAAGGAACTGCACGCCCGGTACCAGGGCTACCTCCGTCCGGCAGAAAGGTTGGAGTCGGAACGGTTGCTGTCCTATAAAATCGGCTTGGCGAAGAAGCATATGGGGCTGTATAGGGAGAGTGCGTCCTATTTTCGGGAATCCTTGAAATCGGGATGCACCAAACGAAAACTCTACTCCCTGTTGCAACTGGCTCTGCTGTATGCAAGAAAATAA